From Paenibacillus graminis, a single genomic window includes:
- a CDS encoding AAA family ATPase yields the protein MDNAMLYIRHAELTRERVPSFQAYPFDLPVIRSFNRLAFQKRVTFLAGENGTGKSTLLEGIAAAWGFNPEGGTLNFSFNTRSSHSSLHKYLRLAKGVRRPRDGFFLRAESYYNVASYIDQLDEEPVEPGEPVKSPLIKNSYGGKSLHEQSHGESFFSAFVHRFGGQGLYILDEPEAALSPLRQMSLLVRMHELAEQQSQFIIATHSPILMSYPGADIYLLEGEGIRPVTLEETEHYTVTKAFMNDRAGMLRELLGDGGKG from the coding sequence ATGGATAACGCCATGCTCTACATCCGCCATGCGGAGCTGACGCGTGAACGGGTCCCTTCTTTTCAGGCCTATCCGTTTGATTTGCCGGTGATCCGCAGCTTTAACCGGCTGGCTTTTCAGAAGCGGGTTACGTTTCTTGCGGGTGAGAACGGGACGGGGAAATCAACACTGCTGGAAGGTATTGCTGCAGCCTGGGGCTTTAACCCCGAAGGCGGAACGCTGAACTTCTCATTCAACACCCGCTCCTCACATTCCAGCCTGCATAAGTATCTGCGGCTTGCCAAAGGGGTGAGACGCCCAAGGGACGGCTTCTTTCTGCGTGCGGAGAGCTACTATAATGTGGCATCCTATATTGACCAGTTGGATGAAGAGCCTGTAGAGCCGGGAGAACCGGTAAAGAGCCCTTTGATCAAAAATTCCTACGGGGGCAAGTCACTGCATGAGCAGTCTCACGGCGAATCGTTTTTTTCCGCCTTTGTCCACCGCTTTGGCGGACAAGGCCTCTATATACTCGACGAGCCGGAAGCAGCCCTCTCCCCGCTGCGGCAGATGTCGCTGCTGGTGCGCATGCACGAGCTGGCAGAGCAGCAATCACAGTTCATCATCGCCACTCACTCGCCGATTCTGATGTCCTACCCCGGGGCAGATATATACCTGCTGGAGGGCGAGGGTATCCGGCCTGTCACTTTGGAGGAAACGGAGCACTACACCGTAACCAAAGCATTCATGAACGACCGTGCGGGAATGCTGCGCGAGCTGTTGGGAGACGGCGGAAAAGGATAA